The genome window GTTGTAAATGGGTATAGCCTGGCATAATGGTTTCCACATGTTTTTCAGCCAAATCCAGCAAAACACTGTTCAGATTCGCCAACTTATCCAAGACATGGTCAAGTTGCTCCTTTAGATATAAGTGCATATCCGTTGCGACTTGGTCATTCCGAGAACGAGCCGTGTGTAGTTTTCCAGCCAGAGGACCGATTTTCTCTGTCAGCAACACTTCCATGTTCATATGAATATCTTCATTTGCAATATCAAAATGAAGCTCTCCTGTCTCTAAATCTCGCAACAAAGCTTTCAGACCATCTTGGATCTGCTCTGCCTCTTCCAAGCTTAAAATGCCAGTCTGTCCTAGCATTTGAACATGAGCTAGGGAGCCCATCAAATCAAATTTTGCCAGCTGGTGGTCAAAGGAAATACTCGCACCGAACTGTTCTACCCACTCTTCCACAGCGCCTTCAAATCGACCACCCCATAATTTTGTATTTTTCGACATATCTTGTCGTCCCTTTCTATCGCGTCACTACTCAACATTTTTCTGAACTTCTGAATAAACCTTAGTCGGAAGCCCCCAAAGCTTGATAAATCCAACGGCTGCATCTTGGTCAAAGGTATCCGCACTAGTATAAGTCGCCAAATTTTCATCGTAAAGAGAATTTGGAGATTTCCGAGCCACTACCTGGGCGTTCCCCTTATAGAGTTTAACTTTTGCAGTTCCATTGACAACTTTCTGTGTCTCCTTGATATAGGCAATCAAAGCCTGAGTTGCTGGGCTAAACCACAAGGCATTATAGATGAGATTGGACAACTCATTTTCGATAATAGGTTTGAAATGAGCCACTTCTCTCACGAGAGTCAAGTCTTCAATCTCCTTATGAGCTGCCAATAAAGTCACAGCACCTGGGCACTCATAAATCTCTCTTGACTTAATACCGACTAGGCGATTTTCCACATGGTCAATACGACCGACACCGTGTTTGCCTGCAATTTCATTTAGCTTTTGAATCAAATCAGCCACTTTCATCTTCTCACCATTGAGGGAGATGGGCACCCCGCAGCTAAACTCAAGGTCAATAAATTCTGGACTGTCTGGTGCCTCTTCTGGAGAAGATGTGATTCCAAATGCTTCTTCTGGCGCTTGGTTCCAAGGATTTTCCAAGACACCACATTCATTTGCACGTCCCCATAGATTTTGGTCGACAGAGTAAGGATTGTCAAGGTCAGCTGGAACTGGAACGCCGTTTTCTTTGGCATATTGGATCTCTTCTTCACGAGACCATTTCCACTCACGAACAGGCGCAACCACCTTTAAATTGGGATCCAAAGCTGCAATAGAGACTTCAAACCGAACTTGGTCGTTTCCCTTACCTGTGCAACCATGAGCAATTGTGGTTGCCCCCGTCTGATGAGCTATTTCAACGAGTTTTTTTGAAATAAGAGGGCGACTCAGAGCAGATACCAAGGGATACTTTTGTTCATAGTAGGCATGAGCCTGAAGGGCCACTAAAACATAATCATTAGCAAATTCTTCCTTAACATCAATGACATAAGACTCTACAGCCCCAACCCTGAGAGCTTTATCATGGATGAACTCCAAATCTTTTCCCTCACCCACATCCATACAAACAGCGATCACATCATAGTCTTTTTTTAACCATGTAATAGCAACTGACGTATCCAATCCACCTGAATAGGCTAAAATAACTTTTTCCTTACTCATTTCTCATCCTTCTTTCTATTTTTCGATAGAGGCTTTAAAAGCATCGTCAATCAATTTGTCCAACTCCCCAGAATCCTTCAACTTCTGGATGGTTTTGTCAACCGCCTCTTTTAATTCTTTACTGTCTTTTTTCATCGCAACAGCGTAGGAATCTTCTTTGTCATTGTCAACATCAAACTCAGCGACGGCTAGGTCTGGATTATTCTCTACAAATCCTTTCGCCACTGGTTCCTCAAAGATAAGAGCATCCAGTTGCCCTGATTTCAAATCTGTTATCAAATTTCCATTTTTAGGAAGTGAAACGAGAGAAGAATTCTGTAAGGTTTCTTTGACCAGAGTTTCCTGGATAGAACCTTTCTGCGCTCCAACCTTTTTCTGAGCTAAATCCTTCACTGATTGGTAATTCGTTAATTCAGATTTTCTTACGATAACCTTATTTTTCGAAGCGTAGTAGGGAATTGAAAAATCGTAAACTTGACTTCTCTCTTCCGTTTTAGAAACACCTGATATGGCAAGATCGGCCTTACCTGAATCAAGACTAGCTAGTACATTGTCAAAACTCATTGGAGAGAACTCCACTTCTACACCTAGTTCCTTTGCGATGGCTTTGGCTAGCTCAACATCTGAACCTACAATCTGATTTTTCCCATGAACCAATTTCTGGTATTCAAATGGAGCAAACTCTGGATTTAGGGCCACCACCAATTTTCCTTTAGCCTTAATGGCTTCAACACCTTGGGACTGACTGTTACTACAAGCAAACAATAAGGGAAACATAAGCAAACTAAACATCGCCATCAGCACCTTCTTTACTTTATTCATAGAAAACCCCCCTCTTATTTTTATACTTTTAAATTGTATAAATAATACACTTATCAACCTCGTTTGTCAAGTCAAAACTGTATTTTATTCCACTTCAATCAAGAAAATTCTTATTATATGATATATTTTTACATATAATAAGCTTATTTATACTATTTGAGTTTTAAGACAATTTAAAACATTGCATTGAATTCATACAAAAAGATCATTCTGAAAAGATATTTACACTTTTTGTTCTAGCAAAACAAAAAAGAGTCCTAAAGGACTCTCAGAACGTAAACAAACCCTATCAGAGTTGCAAAATTGCTCTTTTGAAGGTTGGCTATTATATAGTAGAAACTCTTAGGAATGCTGATATAATGCTATTTTTAAGAGTTTTCTACTTTCTCTAGTAAAAGAAAAAGATTGAAGAAAATTGTCCAAAATGGACTTTTTCTTCAATCTGGACACTTTTCAAATCCAAACTATTCTTTATAGAAAAACTTCCTATAAAATCGAGCAATAGTTAAAATACAAACAAATATAATTCCCAAAATAGATAATACTATGTTCACAAAACTCATTTCAGAACCTATAACATAGATATGAAAAAGAGGGGCTAGTCCTACACATAGAGACAATAGATAACTAATAAATCTTATCTCACCAATTCCTGCAAAAAAATATTTCATGTAACGATTCTCCATTTGCTCCATTAAATCAGTTTTATTTTAGAATAGCATAAAATAAGCAATCCTTCAATAAAAACCATTGGCGAAATACTATTCTAAAGCATTGATAGCTCAGATTTCTCAGAATAGAGCTGTCCAAACTATCGAACAGCTCAAATACATATATATATCCATGCAATTCTAAACTTAGAATTGCTATAAAATAAATGTTTTATGAGTATTCTAGGTCTTTGACTGCTTAAAATTTTACGTTCTGAAGGATTCTAAAGCTAGAATAGCTCAAAAATCACGAGAACTAAGGTATTTGAAGCTTAAGAGTCATACGTTCTCCATAGGATTTCTCCATTCTTATTAAGCCTAATTAAAATGTATTCCTAATAAGTGATCGTCGACTGTGTTTATAGCACTTAGTTCCCTAGATAAGACTATTTCCCTTTATCATATCTGATTTTAAGCTATTCTAAGACTTAACCTATGTTTCTATTAATTACTATTTTTAAATAATTCGTATTCCTTTTCTTTGATAAATGGAACTGAAAAATTAGAGAAAAGAAGTAAAACTGAAAACAAATAGCCTGCTTTTTGAATCACTAAAAGATATCCTAAAAACAAGTAAACTATAACATCCAATGCGAAAAGAAAAAATATTCTCCTCTTCATTAAAGTACTTGTGTCAAATAATCTGATGAATAAAAATTTTATCGTAGTATCTACACAAATTTTTATCAAAAAGATAAGAGTCAGTACATGATTATCAACTGTACCATGAAGAATAAATGGAAATATGGTTAATATGAAACTAGAAATCTCTAAGTATTTTATCCGAGGAGATTGAGACACCTTGCTTTTGAACTGACTAATTTTTTTATATTCGTTAGTCAATTTAGTATCAAAATCTTTACCAATTAAATGAAAGATTGCTAACTCTAGGATAAAAACACTTATTAATACGATATAAGTGAAAAAACTTTCTGGGAAAAATTTATTGATTAAAATTGGGAAACTCATTAACAGAACCGAATTTATGGCTAGACAGATAGATACTATTTTATTTTTCACAGAATATAGAGGCAGTGATACTATTGAGTAGATAAAAGCTAAAAAAATAAGCAAAAAATACTCCGTGTCATTTATAATCCCCTTGAATGATAAAAATATATACATCCAACATACGATAATGTGTATTTTACGAATTTTATCTACACTACTCATCCTTTTTCCTCTTATCTTTGGTTCCATTTTTAAACTATGTCAACCTTTTTCACAGATTTATTTTAGATTTCTTTTTTACTTTTTATACTACTATGATACAATATTTTTAATCAATTTCAATTTATTGTTAACTTTTTCACAAATAAGGAGAAAATCATGCGCTACGATTTTGGAAATGTTTATAAAGAAATCCGTGAGTCAAAAGGGTTGACCCAAGAGAAGGTCTGTGGGGATATTCTCTCAAGAACCAGCCTATCAAAAATCGAAAGCGGGAAAACAACTCCTAAATATGAGAATATGGAGTTTCTTCTCCAGCAAGTCAATATGACCTTTGAAGAGTTTGACTATATCTGTCAACTTTATCAACCAAGTCAACGCACAGAAATTATGCAAACCTATCTCAATATGAGCTCAATCCTAGGGACTAGTGAACTCGAAAAACTATTTCAAAAATGTCAAGACTACCTCAAGATCCACCACGATCTCCCTATCAAAGAGATACGAGATATGCTAGAAATTGTTATCTATATCCGCCAAAATGGGACTAAAAAGCTGTCAACCGAAGTTAACAATACTGTAAAGAAGCTGTGGAAGAAAATAGAAAAGCAGGACACTTGGTACGAGAATGACTTAAAAATCCTCAATACCATTCTCTTTACCTTTCCTATAGAACATATCCATCTTATCACTGGAAAAATCTTGCAACGCCTGGAAATCTATAAAAACTATCAACATTTATATGACTTGCGAATGGCAATCCTACTCAACCTCTCCACCATTTACTTATACAATCAAGATAAAAACATGTGCCAACAAATCTGCTACACTTTACTGGAGGATGCCAAGAACAAGAAAAACTACGATAGGCTTGCTATCTGCTATGTCCGTATTGGGATTTGTACGGATGATTCTAAACTTATCCAAAAAGGTTTCTCCCTTCTGAAGCTAACCGATGAGACCTCCATGCTATCTCATCTCAAAAAAGAAGTAGAGACCTATCATCAACCGAAGGAAATATAAAAAAGTCGAGGAAATTCCTCGACTTTTACTTCTTATTCTGTTTCTGTTAGTTAGTTCTTAATACCAACCGTTGTTAAGCCAGAAGTTCTTGGCAGCTGCCCATGAACCGTAACGTCCTGCAACGTAGGCATCTGCTACACGTTCTTGGTTTTCAGCTGAGTAGTCACCGTTCAAGTATGAATCTGTCAATTGGTAACGTCCGATGTAACGTCCGTTTGTAGCTGTGTAGCTACCACCTGATTCTTTTTGAGCGATCCATTCTTTGGCTTCTGCTTCAGAACCACTTACAGTTGAAGCTGTGTAGCTTTCTTCTTCATAAGAAGTGCTTGTTGTAGCAGCTGGCGCTTCGTAAGTTGTTGTTTCAGTTATTTCTTCGTAAGTCGTAGCCTCTTCGATTGTTTCTCCTGTTGCAGCTGGTGCTTCATAAGTTGTCGCAGCTGGAGCTGTCCCCTCGATGACCAAAACTTGGTCCACAAAGATCAGATGAATATCCTCTATCTTATTTTTTTCTGCCAATTTTTCAACAGTAGTATTGTACTTCTCAGCGATCTCTGAAAGAGTGTCACCTGGTTTCACTGTATAAGTGACTGTTTCATCCGCAAAAGCAAGTGATGGTGCAAGGAAAGCAAGAAAAGTTGCTGCTCCTGCAAGAGTTAATTTAATTTGTTTAGTTGTTAATGTCATTTCTAAAAATTCTCCTTTTTACTATGCTTCTATCATACCGTTTGAATATTACCGTTTCTTGACGGTTTTGTGTAGAAATATTACAAAAATATTTTATATTTACTGAAACATTGATATTTTTGTCATAAAAGACAAGATTTTATACCATTTTTATCCATTTTTTCAGTTTTATAAGGGAAATAAGCACAGAACTTCATTCTTTGATATAATAGAAACAAGAATCTTTGTAAGGGGAAACAGATGCACTCACTTCGTTTTCAATCTGTCTTTGATATTATCGGCCCTGTCATGATTGGCCCATCAAGTAGCCATACAGCCGGTGCGGTTCGTATCGGAAAAATCGTGTCTTCTATCTTTGGTGATAGACCGACAGAGGTGGAATTCCAATTATTTAATTCATTTGCCAAAACCTACCGTGGTCATGGAACTGACCTAGCTCTCGTTGCTGGAATTTTAGGTATGGATACGGATGATCCTGACATTCCAAATAGCCTTGAGATTGCTCATAAGCGTGGCATCAAGATTGTCTGGACCATTCAGAAAGACAGCAACGCTCCTCACCCTAACACCACTAAAATTACTGTGAAGAATGAACACAAGTCCATCAGTGTGACAGGAATTTCCATTGGTGGGGGAAATATCCAGGTCACGGAACTCAATGGCTTTGCCGTCTCTCTCAACATGAATACCCCGACCATCATCATCGTGCATCAGGATATTCCGGGGATGATTGCCCATGTTACAGAAGCCCTCTCTCGTTTCGATATCAACATCGCTCAGATGAATGTAACTCGGGAAAAAGCTGGAGAAAAAGCCATTATGATTATCGAAGTCGATAGTCGAAGTTGCGAAGAGGCGATTGAAGAAATCCGAAAAATCCCTCATCTCCACAATGTCAATTTCTTTAAGTAGGAGGAAACATGTTTTATTCTATCAAAGAATTGGTCGAGCAAGCGGATCTAGACTTCCAAGGAAATGTCGCAGAACTCATGATTGCGACAGAATATGAACTGACCGGCCGATGTCGAGATGAAGTTCTCCTCCTCATGGAACGCAATCTAGAAGTCATGAAAGCCTCTGTCGAGCTTGGCCTTAGTGAAAACAAATCCCGCAGTGGCCTAACAGGCGGAGACGCGGCCAAACTAGACCGCCATCTCAAAAGTGGCAAGGCCTTGTCTGACTTTACCATCCTATCAGCAGCCCGAAATGCCATCGCGGTCAACGAACACAACGCTAAAATGGGCTTGGTCTGCGCCACTCCAACCGCAGGAAGTGCTGGCTGTCTGCCAGCCGTTCTCACTGCTGCTATCCAAAAACTAGACCTTAGCCACGAAGAACAGCTAGATTTCCTCTTTGCTGCGGGTGCCTTTGGACTAGTCATCGCAAACAATGCCTCTATCTCAGGTGCTGAAGGTGGTTGCCAGGCCGAAGTCGGATCCGCCTCTGCCATGAGCGCCGCAGCCTTGACCTTGGCTGCAGGTGGAACCCCCTATCAGGCTAGCCAAGCCATCGCCTTTGTCATTAAAAATATGCTAGGTCTCATCTGTGACCCCGTCGCTGGTTTGGTTGAAGTTCCCTGTGTCAAACGAAATGCCATGGGAGCTAGCTTTGCCTTTATCGCGGCTGATATGGCCTTAGCAGGTATCGAATCTAAGATCCCTGTCGATGAAGTTATCGATGCCATGTACCAAGTCGGATCCAGCCTTCCAACTGCCTTCCGAGAAACGGCTGAAGGTGGACTCGCAGCCACCCCAACTGGTCGTCGCCTACAAAAAGAAATCTTCGGAGAATAACCTTATCTAATAGGAGAAACTATGTCATCAATCTCAGCCATCTTTTTCGATCTAGACGGAACTCTGGTTGACAGTTCCATCGGGATCCACAATTCCTTTACTCATACCTTTGAACAACTGGGAGTTCCGACTCCTGATGCTAAAACCATTCGTGGTTTCATGGGTCCACCGCTTGAAACTAGTTTTGCAACGTGTCTTCCCAAGGAGCAAATCTCGGAGGCTGTGCAGATATACCGTTCTTGCTACAAGAAAAAAGGAATCCACGAAGCCCAACTCTTCCCCCGAATGACGGAATTGCTTCAAGAACTCTCGCAAAACTATCCTCTCTATATCACCACTACAAAGAATACCCCTACTGCTCATGATATGACTAAAAATCTGGGAATCCATCATTTCTTTGATGGCATTTACGGTTCTAGTCCTGAAACGCCACACAAGGCGGATGTTATCCGTTATGCTTTGCAAACGCACCAACTCCCTGCAGACCAAGTCCTCATCATCGGAGACACCAAGTTTGATATGATCGGAGCCCAAGAAACTGGCATTAAAAAGTTCGCTGTTACTTGGGGATTTGGAGAAGAGGCTGATTTACTCAGCTATCAACCCGACTGGATTGCTCATACCATTGATGATATCATCAGTCAGCTATAACAAGCTAATAGCTTCAAACTACAGAGTAAAAAGACCAAGGTTCTGTCTATACAAAACCTTGGTCTTTGATTTATGATTAATTGTATGAGTCACTCTTACTCAATATGAGTTGTTTCATTTGCAAAGGAAATGATCGCTTCTTTAAGCTCATCTCCACTGAGTGAACGGAACTCCTCAATTTTCTGATTGATGGCTTCTAGTGGCATGACATTTACCTTACCAACGAAAATCTTGTCCATGACTTGGTTATCAACCAATTCGGTCGAAACCAAGAGTTCTTCATAGAGTTTTTCACCTGGGCGAATCCCAACCTCAACGATTGGAATTTCACTTTCTGTGTGCCCGCTTAGAAGCACCATTTTCTTGGCTAAGTCATAGATCTTGACTGGTTTGCCCATATCAAGGATAAAGACTTCTCCGTCCTTGGCATAAGCGCCAGCATGGATTACTAGACGGCTGGCCTCTGGAATGGTCATGAAGTAACGTGTCATGCGGAAGTCTGTCACCGTTACAGGGCCACCTTCAGCAATCTGGCGTTCAAAGACAGGAATCACACTACCACGACTCCCAAGAACATTCCCAAAACGAACTGCACAGTAGGTTGATTTGCTACGTTGGTTAAAGCCAGTGACAATCAACTCAGCCACGCGCTTGGTTGCGCCCATAACATTCGGTGGATTGACCGCCTTGTCAGTCGAAATCATGACCATCTTAGGTACTTTGGCTGCATCAACAGCCTTGGCAACATTATAGGTTCCTAGGATATTGTTCTTGAAGGCTTCTTTTGGATTGCGTTCCATCATCGGAACGTGTTTGTGAGCTGCAGCATGGTAAACGATGGCTGGTTTGTACTGTTCAAACACTTGTAGAAGACGGTCATAGTCCTGAATATCTGCAATAACGGGAACATAATCAATCCCTTGGAATTTACGAATCAACTCATGATAAATAAGGTAGATGGAGTTTTCACCATGTCCCAGCAAAATCACGCGTTCAGGATTAAAGCGGCTGACCTGACGACAAATCTCCGAACCAATCGAACCGCCGGCTCCTGTCACCAAGATGGTCTTGCCTGTAAGCTCTGCACCAAGACGGGATTCGTCGAGACGAATTTCCTGACGACCCAAAAGGTCTGTAATGTCAATCTTCTGGAAACCACTACCTGGTTGGTGAAGCCCTTGAACAACTGTCTCAACCTTGGGCATCTTGTAACATTTGATACCGAGTTTATTACACATCTGCAGGATACGTTCGTACTCTGACGGATCAAGCGAAGGGATGGCTACGATGACGCGCTCGATTTGGTGACGTTTGGCCAATTCAGGCAGATTATCATAAGAACCCAAAACGGAAATTCCACCTAGTTTTTGTCCCTTTTTCTTCTCATCATTATCCAAAATTCCCACTAACTCAAGGTCACTAGTTGGGTGTTGGTAGCTGTTCATAAAGAGGGCCCCACCATCACCAGCACCAATCAAGAAGGTACGGCGGTGTTCGCCCTCCCCACTACCCTGCTTGCGCTTAGAATAAATCAGCTGCCAAGTGATACGAGGGAGTAAGATGAGGAAAGTACTCAATAAGATAAAGAGTATGATGAACCGGATAGAAAATAGAGGAAGAAAGGCGTAGCAGAGTCCGTAAGAGACAATGCTGCTGACGGTTACACCAAAAAAGATTTTTAAGAAATCTGTGATTTTACTATAGCGACTAATACTCGCATTGAGCCCCCAAAATCCAATCATGATTTGATAGAAGAGGAAAGCCAAACCAGTATAGATAACATAGTCCACAGGCGCTGGGTTAATCAAGCCATAAAAGAGAATGTAAGACACGATGATGGAAACCACCATACTAATAATATCAAATACACCCCAGAACACCTGCTTTTGCTGTTTATTTAAAATTTCAACCAGATCAATTACATAATCTGTTAGTTTTTTATTCATAGGAATTTACTCTTTCTTAAAAGAATGCAAATAAATTTATTGTCATTATAACATTTTTTGGCTACTTTATCTTTTACAATACTATTTATTTTTTCTTAGTAATTTTACAAAAATAAACTGACGTACAAAACCTGGACAAAGTGCCACAATCGCCTGAATGGCAATGCTTTTCGCATATTCCATGTAGGAAATTTGCCCTCTTTCAAGCATGCGCTGACGAGCTTGGCGATAGAGTCTGAGGTAGCGCAGACCGCCTCGACGTTCAAACATCCCTGCACCGACACGAACCTGACACAAGATCTGATCGAGGTTTCCAGTCTTGGCACCTGCGGCAATCATATTGAGCCAGAGGAGATCATCCTCCATATAAAGCCCATCTTCATAGTTGCCTGCCTTGAGAACCATATCCTTCTTGAACATGACTGTCATGTGGTTAAAGGCGCTTCTCATTCTCTGATAAGCCACAATGTCTGCGTGCTGAGTTGGAACACGACGGTAAGAAACAATCTCGTCAGGATTGTCAATAAACTCTGCAATATGTCCACCTAAGAGATCGAGATTTTCTTTCTCCATTAGTTGAAGCTGTTTCTCAAAACGATCCGGAACGGCTAAATCATCCGTATCCATGCGGGCAATAATGTCATACTGGCACTGCAAAACACCGTAACGAAGAGCCAAGCCTAAACCTTGGTTTTGCTCTAAGGGGCAACGTTTCACTGGAATCTCTGACTGCGCTTCCACTTCATCTAGCACTTGATAGAGTTCGGGCGTGAGCGGCCCGTCCTCAACAAGAACAAGCTCACTTGGTTTCAAGGTCTGGTTTTGAATACTCTTGATAGCATCTCTCAAAAATGTCGGATTTTCCTTTACATAGACCGACATCAAGACGCTGATTTTTTGCTTTTCAGACACAGTTTTTCTCCAATTTATAGATTTCCTTCCACTATTTTATCACAAAATTTCCTAGTTTCCTATTTTTATCTCAAATCAAGAAAAATTCTGGTAAAGAAATCTGTCCCCTTTCACTCTATTTTCAGTTAAATCATTCTAGCTTTCTTAGCAGTCCTCTCCTTGACATTGTAAGAAAAAAACCTTAAAATAAGCTGTTATTAAAATCATCCTATCGAGGTTTTTATGAAAAAACAATCACTCTTTTTTGTTCTAGGAATTGTCTTAATCGGGACTGTTTTACGATCTCCTTTTACTGCTCTTCCAACTATTTTAGGTGATATCGCTCAGGGACTGGGAGTGGAGGTTAGCTCTCTTGGGATTTTAACTAGTCTCCCTCTCTTGATGTTTGCTCTTTTCTCTGCTTTTGCAAGCCGCTTGGCACAAAAAATCGGGTTGGAGCATCTCTTTACTTACTGTCTCCTCTTCTTAACTATTGGCTCTGTCATTCGGATTTTCAATCTCCCCCTTCTCTATCTAGGAACTCTGATCATCGGAGCGAGCATCGCCATTTTCAATGTACTCCTCCCAAGTATGATTCAGGCAAGTCAGCCTCAAAAGATCAGTTTCCTAACAACTCTCTATGTCACTGCCATGGGGGTTTCAACGGCCATCGCTTCTTATCTTTCGGTCCCTATCACCCAAGCTAGTTCGTGGAAGGGCCTCATCCTCGTTCTCAGCTTTCTCTGTCTGGTCACTCTGCTAGTCTGGTTGCCAAATCATCGCCACAACCACCACCTAGAAAGCCAAAAAGAAAAGCAAGTCAAAGAGAATATTCTAAAAAGTAAAGATGTTTGGGCTATCATTATCTTTGGCGGGCTTCAGTCCTTGCTCTTTTATACAAGTATGACCTGGTTGCCAACTATGGCTATTAGTGCTGGTCTTTCTAATAGCGATGCGGCTCTCCTGGCTTCTATCTTCTCACTGATCAGCATTCCTTTTTCCATGACTGTTCCAAGTCTGACGACTCGTCTGTCAGATGGTCACCGTCGAATCATGCTGGCAATTATCTCTATCGCTGGAATGACAGGAATTGCCATGCTCTTGTATCCAAGCAACAATTTCCTCTACTGGTTAGTCGTCCATCTCTTGATTGGAACGGCCTGCAGTGCCCTCTTCCCCTACCTCATGGTTTGCTTTTCTCTTAAAACCAGTTCTCCTGAAAAGACAGCTCAGCTATCTGGACTAGCGCAAACAGGGGGCTACATTTTGGCAGCCTTTGGTCCT of Streptococcus oralis contains these proteins:
- a CDS encoding argininosuccinate synthase, encoding MSKEKVILAYSGGLDTSVAITWLKKDYDVIAVCMDVGEGKDLEFIHDKALRVGAVESYVIDVKEEFANDYVLVALQAHAYYEQKYPLVSALSRPLISKKLVEIAHQTGATTIAHGCTGKGNDQVRFEVSIAALDPNLKVVAPVREWKWSREEEIQYAKENGVPVPADLDNPYSVDQNLWGRANECGVLENPWNQAPEEAFGITSSPEEAPDSPEFIDLEFSCGVPISLNGEKMKVADLIQKLNEIAGKHGVGRIDHVENRLVGIKSREIYECPGAVTLLAAHKEIEDLTLVREVAHFKPIIENELSNLIYNALWFSPATQALIAYIKETQKVVNGTAKVKLYKGNAQVVARKSPNSLYDENLATYTSADTFDQDAAVGFIKLWGLPTKVYSEVQKNVE
- a CDS encoding ABC transporter substrate-binding protein, whose protein sequence is MNKVKKVLMAMFSLLMFPLLFACSNSQSQGVEAIKAKGKLVVALNPEFAPFEYQKLVHGKNQIVGSDVELAKAIAKELGVEVEFSPMSFDNVLASLDSGKADLAISGVSKTEERSQVYDFSIPYYASKNKVIVRKSELTNYQSVKDLAQKKVGAQKGSIQETLVKETLQNSSLVSLPKNGNLITDLKSGQLDALIFEEPVAKGFVENNPDLAVAEFDVDNDKEDSYAVAMKKDSKELKEAVDKTIQKLKDSGELDKLIDDAFKASIEK
- a CDS encoding helix-turn-helix domain-containing protein translates to MRYDFGNVYKEIRESKGLTQEKVCGDILSRTSLSKIESGKTTPKYENMEFLLQQVNMTFEEFDYICQLYQPSQRTEIMQTYLNMSSILGTSELEKLFQKCQDYLKIHHDLPIKEIRDMLEIVIYIRQNGTKKLSTEVNNTVKKLWKKIEKQDTWYENDLKILNTILFTFPIEHIHLITGKILQRLEIYKNYQHLYDLRMAILLNLSTIYLYNQDKNMCQQICYTLLEDAKNKKNYDRLAICYVRIGICTDDSKLIQKGFSLLKLTDETSMLSHLKKEVETYHQPKEI
- a CDS encoding LysM peptidoglycan-binding domain-containing protein, producing the protein MTLTTKQIKLTLAGAATFLAFLAPSLAFADETVTYTVKPGDTLSEIAEKYNTTVEKLAEKNKIEDIHLIFVDQVLVIEGTAPAATTYEAPAATGETIEEATTYEEITETTTYEAPAATTSTSYEEESYTASTVSGSEAEAKEWIAQKESGGSYTATNGRYIGRYQLTDSYLNGDYSAENQERVADAYVAGRYGSWAAAKNFWLNNGWY
- the sdaAB gene encoding L-serine ammonia-lyase, iron-sulfur-dependent subunit beta; translated protein: MHSLRFQSVFDIIGPVMIGPSSSHTAGAVRIGKIVSSIFGDRPTEVEFQLFNSFAKTYRGHGTDLALVAGILGMDTDDPDIPNSLEIAHKRGIKIVWTIQKDSNAPHPNTTKITVKNEHKSISVTGISIGGGNIQVTELNGFAVSLNMNTPTIIIVHQDIPGMIAHVTEALSRFDINIAQMNVTREKAGEKAIMIIEVDSRSCEEAIEEIRKIPHLHNVNFFK
- the sdaAA gene encoding L-serine ammonia-lyase, iron-sulfur-dependent, subunit alpha; its protein translation is MFYSIKELVEQADLDFQGNVAELMIATEYELTGRCRDEVLLLMERNLEVMKASVELGLSENKSRSGLTGGDAAKLDRHLKSGKALSDFTILSAARNAIAVNEHNAKMGLVCATPTAGSAGCLPAVLTAAIQKLDLSHEEQLDFLFAAGAFGLVIANNASISGAEGGCQAEVGSASAMSAAALTLAAGGTPYQASQAIAFVIKNMLGLICDPVAGLVEVPCVKRNAMGASFAFIAADMALAGIESKIPVDEVIDAMYQVGSSLPTAFRETAEGGLAATPTGRRLQKEIFGE
- a CDS encoding HAD-IA family hydrolase, giving the protein MSSISAIFFDLDGTLVDSSIGIHNSFTHTFEQLGVPTPDAKTIRGFMGPPLETSFATCLPKEQISEAVQIYRSCYKKKGIHEAQLFPRMTELLQELSQNYPLYITTTKNTPTAHDMTKNLGIHHFFDGIYGSSPETPHKADVIRYALQTHQLPADQVLIIGDTKFDMIGAQETGIKKFAVTWGFGEEADLLSYQPDWIAHTIDDIISQL
- a CDS encoding nucleoside-diphosphate sugar epimerase/dehydratase, translated to MNKKLTDYVIDLVEILNKQQKQVFWGVFDIISMVVSIIVSYILFYGLINPAPVDYVIYTGLAFLFYQIMIGFWGLNASISRYSKITDFLKIFFGVTVSSIVSYGLCYAFLPLFSIRFIILFILLSTFLILLPRITWQLIYSKRKQGSGEGEHRRTFLIGAGDGGALFMNSYQHPTSDLELVGILDNDEKKKGQKLGGISVLGSYDNLPELAKRHQIERVIVAIPSLDPSEYERILQMCNKLGIKCYKMPKVETVVQGLHQPGSGFQKIDITDLLGRQEIRLDESRLGAELTGKTILVTGAGGSIGSEICRQVSRFNPERVILLGHGENSIYLIYHELIRKFQGIDYVPVIADIQDYDRLLQVFEQYKPAIVYHAAAHKHVPMMERNPKEAFKNNILGTYNVAKAVDAAKVPKMVMISTDKAVNPPNVMGATKRVAELIVTGFNQRSKSTYCAVRFGNVLGSRGSVIPVFERQIAEGGPVTVTDFRMTRYFMTIPEASRLVIHAGAYAKDGEVFILDMGKPVKIYDLAKKMVLLSGHTESEIPIVEVGIRPGEKLYEELLVSTELVDNQVMDKIFVGKVNVMPLEAINQKIEEFRSLSGDELKEAIISFANETTHIE